The proteins below are encoded in one region of Doryrhamphus excisus isolate RoL2022-K1 chromosome 4, RoL_Dexc_1.0, whole genome shotgun sequence:
- the htr1aa gene encoding 5-hydroxytryptamine (serotonin) receptor 1A a translates to MDYLTARGNHSNATKGYPPWVEVVADWLGSDNGTGSTGSFPYVELGYQVVTSLLLGALILCSIFGNACVVAAIALERSLQNVANYLIGSLAVTDLMVSVLVLPMAALYQVLNKWTLGQGICDLFISLDVLCCTSSILHLCAIALDRYWAITDPIDYVNKRTPRRAALLISVTWLVGFSISIPPMLGWRSAEDRANPYACIISQDPGYTIYSTFGAFYIPLILMLVLYGRIFKAARFRIRKTVKKEKVKADRCLTLSPAVLHKKSNGEAGGRAWVNGAVQFGDEGESLEVMEVSSSKSHLALPNTPQSSSHENLNEKNCGAKRKLALARERKTVKTLGIIMGTFIFCWLPFFIVALVLPFCAESCYMPEWLGAVINWLGYSNSLLNPIIYAYFNKDFQSAFKKILKCKFHRP, encoded by the coding sequence ATGGATTACCTCACTGCCAGAGGCAACCACAGCAACGCCACAAAGGGCTACCCTCCATGGGTGGAGGTGGTCGCGGACTGGCTCGGCTCTGACAACGGCACCGGTTCGACAGGATCCTTCCCCTACGTGGAGTTGGGCTACCAGGTTGTCACGTCCCTGCTCCTGGGGGCCCTCATCCTGTGCTCCATATTTGGCAACGCGTGCGTCGTGGCTGCCATCGCCCTGGAGAGGTCCCTCCAGAATGTGGCCAACTACCTGATCGGATCCCTGGCCGTGACGGACCTCATGGTATCGGTGCTGGTGCTGCCCATGGCGGCCCTGTACCAGGTTTTGAACAAGTGGACTCTCGGCCAGGGGATCTGCGACTTGTTTATCTCTTTGGACGTGTTGTGCTGCACGTCCTCCATCCTGCACCTGTGCGCCATCGCTTTGGACCGCTACTGGGCCATCACGGACCCCATAGACTATGTCAACAAGCGCACCCCGAGGAGAGCCGCGCTCCTCATTAGCGTCACTTGGCTGGTGGGCTTCTCCATCTCGATCCCGCCCATGTTGGGATGGAGAAGCGCCGAGGACCGAGCCAACCCATACGCCTGCATTATCAGCCAGGATCCGGGCTACACCATCTACTCCACTTTTGGGGCGTTCTACATCCCCCTCATCCTCATGCTGGTCCTCTACGGGCGGATCTTCAAGGCGGCTCGCTTCCGGATTCGAAAGACAGTGAAGAAAGAGAAAGTAAAAGCTGACAGATGTTTGACTTTATCTCCGGCGGTGCTCCACAAAAAGAGCAACGGAGAAGCCGGGGGGAGGGCCTGGGTCAACGGCGCCGTGCAGTTCGGCGACGAGGGCGAATCTctggaggtgatggaggtgaGCAGCTCAAAGAGCCACCTGGCCCTGCCCAACACCCCGCAATCATCCTCGCACGAAAACCTCAACGAGAAGAACTGTGGCGCCAAGAGGAAGCTGGCCCTGGCCCGGGAGCGAAAGACGGTGAAGACGCTGGGCATCATCATGGGCACCTTCATCTTCTGCTGGCTGCCCTTCTTCATCGTGGCTCTGGTGCTGCCTTTTTGCGCCGAGAGCTGTTACATGCCCGAGTGGCTGGGCGCCGTCATCAACTGGCTGGGCTACTCCAACTCCCTGCTCAACCCCATCATCTACGCTTACTTCAACAAGGACTTCCAAAGTGCTTTCAAGAAGATCCTCAAGTGCAAATTCCACAGGCCGTGA